A stretch of [Clostridium] innocuum DNA encodes these proteins:
- a CDS encoding glycyl-radical enzyme activating protein, whose protein sequence is MINVTNIERFATHDGPGIRTTLFLKGCPLFCPWCANPETQSVKSTMFHNAVRCVGCRLCERACPHQAITFAQGNFTYREDRCQRCGACEQVCLQDAIAFQGKEMTLEAIMAELCRDRDYYENSGGGITFSGGEPFVQQEALWELLRACKQEGFHTAVETTGNYSSDLLIRMMPLIDLFLFDFKHPDDTILHTVTGADGALIKENLRYLLKVDPQKVIVRIPVIPGFNYEKDTLESALRYLKSIGVCEVNLLPYHTLGKVKYEKMGKPYTLSNKMLQKEDLMCYLEYARQLGMQANIGG, encoded by the coding sequence ATGATTAACGTCACGAATATTGAGCGCTTTGCGACTCATGACGGTCCGGGTATTCGCACAACACTCTTTCTGAAGGGATGTCCACTGTTTTGTCCATGGTGCGCCAATCCGGAGACACAGAGTGTGAAAAGCACAATGTTTCACAATGCCGTGCGCTGTGTTGGCTGCCGGTTGTGTGAGCGGGCATGTCCGCATCAGGCCATCACGTTTGCGCAGGGAAACTTCACGTACAGGGAAGACCGCTGTCAGCGCTGCGGTGCCTGTGAACAGGTGTGTCTGCAGGATGCCATAGCATTTCAGGGAAAGGAAATGACGCTGGAAGCGATTATGGCGGAGCTGTGCAGGGATCGGGACTATTATGAAAACTCCGGCGGCGGTATCACCTTCAGCGGTGGTGAACCGTTTGTTCAGCAGGAAGCATTATGGGAGCTGCTTCGTGCCTGCAAGCAGGAGGGCTTTCATACCGCCGTGGAAACGACCGGTAACTACTCCAGCGATTTGCTGATACGCATGATGCCGCTGATTGATCTTTTTCTATTTGACTTCAAGCATCCGGATGATACCATTCTGCATACGGTTACCGGTGCGGATGGAGCTTTGATTAAGGAAAATCTGCGTTATCTTCTCAAGGTGGATCCACAGAAGGTAATTGTACGCATTCCCGTCATACCGGGGTTCAATTATGAAAAGGACACACTGGAATCCGCATTGCGATATCTGAAATCCATTGGTGTCTGCGAGGTGAATCTTCTCCCGTACCATACACTGGGAAAGGTGAAATACGAAAAGATGGGAAAACCGTATACCTTATCGAATAAAATGCTGCAAAAAGAGGATCTGATGTGTTATCTGGAATATGCCCGACAACTCGGTATGCAGGCAAATATCGGCGGATAG
- a CDS encoding pyruvate formate-lyase, producing MKKKISIDGAQNVEVSKPIPCEKSPQEQLAIMEAYTQAHRDSAALDKAERELRCLRTIFPALFRSIEDDDLLAGRLDFLPIGFGSVTSIGGVSHYCVFHKLRSFKEQLDSEEEKARVDALYAYWEEHDTKAIYCADVLNESTIGRFIDCSYPLMATARLSGMMLNYKKLMAYGLEGLKKLIRSQKPNTFLNSCVESLTLLQEVIDRQIELVREAKLDAARSRLQDLELMERDLAVIRTQKPATFHQALQLFWIYALVAGVINYGRMDDVLGPYLQRDLEDDLITEEEAYRYLKSLWKMIENRRTTVNGRIIVGGEGREHPEEGDTFARICLRVCRDTRYVEPQFTLRFSKNTPADIMDMAYDCIGSGATYPTLYNDDVNIEAVMYGMRVSREIAEQYVPFGCGEFVIQGKSVGTPNTLLNLLKLLNITLNAGIDPMDGKAKNGPVSIPECSAFTTFDELYDTYKELLDYYFDLSVEAQKHSYEVMNQEASFLFTSILMDDCITRGRALLDGGVQILGGTNETYGNINASDALYAIRKLVYEDKVYTLQQLHEAQLADFEGYEQLRRDLLHADKYGNDKPECDALANDLYEFVAKGIRQRGIDAGLGYYLIVISNNQTNTDWGHQTFASLDGRKTGVFMNPANNPQGGAAKSGPTACLNSLSRFQAKYHGGSVQNIKFTPRMFNEDRDKIRILFDTYFKKGGCQLMVTVVDHGVLEDAQKHPEKYPDLIVRVAGYSAVFVNLTRDIQDELLSRMLYD from the coding sequence ATGAAAAAGAAAATCAGTATTGACGGCGCGCAGAATGTTGAGGTATCCAAACCGATTCCGTGCGAAAAATCACCACAGGAACAGCTTGCCATCATGGAGGCCTATACACAGGCTCACAGGGATAGTGCCGCTCTGGATAAGGCAGAACGTGAACTTCGCTGCCTGCGTACTATTTTTCCTGCTCTGTTTCGAAGCATAGAGGATGATGATCTGCTGGCCGGACGTCTGGATTTTCTGCCGATTGGCTTTGGCAGTGTGACCAGCATCGGCGGTGTTTCCCATTACTGTGTTTTCCATAAGCTGCGCTCGTTTAAGGAACAGCTCGACAGCGAGGAAGAAAAGGCCAGAGTGGATGCTCTGTATGCCTATTGGGAGGAGCATGACACCAAGGCGATATATTGTGCAGATGTTTTAAATGAGTCCACCATCGGCCGCTTTATCGATTGCTCCTATCCGCTGATGGCAACTGCACGCTTATCTGGTATGATGCTGAATTACAAAAAGCTCATGGCATATGGACTGGAGGGGCTGAAAAAGCTGATCCGCTCACAGAAGCCCAATACCTTTTTAAACAGCTGTGTGGAAAGCTTAACGCTACTGCAGGAGGTTATCGACCGTCAGATTGAGCTGGTGCGGGAAGCAAAGCTGGATGCTGCGCGCAGCCGATTGCAGGATCTGGAGCTGATGGAACGCGATCTTGCGGTAATCCGCACACAGAAGCCTGCGACCTTTCATCAGGCGCTGCAGCTGTTCTGGATTTATGCCTTAGTGGCAGGGGTTATCAATTACGGTCGCATGGATGATGTGCTGGGGCCGTATCTGCAGCGTGATCTGGAGGACGATCTGATTACGGAGGAGGAAGCGTACCGGTATCTGAAGTCTCTGTGGAAAATGATTGAGAACCGCCGTACAACGGTAAATGGACGTATCATCGTCGGCGGAGAAGGAAGAGAGCATCCAGAGGAAGGCGATACCTTTGCGCGTATCTGCCTGCGTGTCTGTCGGGATACCCGCTACGTGGAGCCGCAGTTTACGCTGCGCTTCAGTAAAAATACCCCGGCGGATATCATGGATATGGCATATGACTGCATCGGATCCGGTGCAACCTATCCGACGCTGTACAATGATGATGTCAATATTGAGGCAGTCATGTACGGCATGCGTGTATCCCGTGAGATAGCGGAGCAGTATGTTCCCTTCGGCTGTGGAGAATTCGTGATTCAGGGAAAAAGCGTCGGTACACCGAATACCCTTTTAAACCTGTTGAAGCTTCTCAATATCACCTTAAATGCAGGGATTGATCCAATGGATGGCAAGGCGAAAAACGGTCCGGTTTCCATACCGGAGTGCAGTGCGTTTACCACCTTTGATGAACTGTATGATACCTATAAGGAGCTGCTGGATTATTATTTTGACCTCAGTGTGGAGGCACAGAAGCATTCCTATGAGGTGATGAATCAGGAGGCAAGCTTTCTGTTTACCTCGATCCTGATGGATGACTGTATCACCCGTGGAAGGGCATTGCTTGACGGTGGTGTACAGATTCTGGGCGGTACCAATGAAACCTATGGAAACATCAATGCCAGTGATGCTCTGTATGCGATCCGTAAGCTGGTATATGAGGATAAGGTATACACACTACAACAGCTGCATGAGGCACAGCTCGCAGATTTTGAAGGCTATGAGCAGCTGCGAAGAGACCTGCTGCATGCAGACAAATATGGAAATGACAAGCCGGAATGCGATGCACTTGCCAATGATTTATATGAGTTTGTCGCTAAGGGAATACGGCAGCGGGGCATTGACGCGGGTCTTGGCTATTATCTGATTGTTATTTCCAATAATCAAACGAATACAGACTGGGGTCATCAGACCTTCGCCAGTCTGGATGGACGGAAAACGGGTGTCTTTATGAATCCTGCGAATAATCCGCAGGGCGGCGCCGCAAAGAGCGGACCGACAGCCTGTTTGAATTCCCTAAGCAGATTTCAGGCAAAATATCATGGCGGCAGTGTGCAGAATATCAAATTCACACCGCGCATGTTCAATGAGGATCGGGATAAAATCCGAATCCTGTTTGATACGTATTTTAAGAAGGGCGGCTGCCAGCTGATGGTGACCGTTGTGGATCACGGCGTACTGGAGGATGCGCAGAAGCATCCGGAAAAGTATCCGGATCTGATTGTGCGTGTAGCCGGCTACAGTGCTGTCTTCGTGAATCTTACCAGAGATATTCAGGATGAGCTGCTGAGCAGGATGCTGTATGATTAA
- a CDS encoding C_GCAxxG_C_C family protein — MLAETAVKYYHMGYNCAESIIRAGNEVYGLDLHDRDMKMTAAFGGGFQIGDVCGALCGAACVVSARYVETKAHDCSFLRTLTQKLVIAFQNKMGSRLCAKIKPVYHSKEKKCEHTVETAAAILEEVIREWDEERNGIQG; from the coding sequence ATGTTAGCAGAAACAGCAGTGAAATATTATCATATGGGATACAACTGTGCGGAAAGCATCATTCGCGCAGGCAATGAGGTGTATGGTCTTGACCTGCATGACAGGGATATGAAGATGACAGCAGCCTTTGGCGGCGGCTTTCAGATTGGGGATGTATGCGGTGCCCTGTGCGGTGCAGCCTGTGTAGTCTCCGCTCGCTATGTGGAAACAAAGGCACACGACTGTTCTTTTCTTAGAACACTGACGCAGAAGCTGGTCATAGCATTTCAGAATAAAATGGGTTCCCGTCTTTGTGCGAAAATTAAACCGGTGTATCACAGCAAGGAAAAGAAATGTGAGCATACGGTGGAAACTGCCGCAGCCATTCTGGAGGAGGTCATCCGGGAATGGGATGAGGAAAGAAATGGCATACAGGGATAG
- a CDS encoding XRE family transcriptional regulator, translating into MELFDILQTAEEVNGIDMKAVLQAMGISVNVTKHTEQEQAMICSFVSNFITLPAWRVDNDDIVKALLNVLVEKYKLPLSFVAATAGVQKEQLATFQKGGEIPLSTKYTLAAQISRLSNMICPFDETMQALKQTGRK; encoded by the coding sequence ATGGAATTATTTGACATCCTGCAAACCGCGGAAGAGGTAAACGGCATTGATATGAAAGCTGTTTTGCAGGCAATGGGAATCAGTGTAAACGTAACAAAGCATACAGAGCAGGAACAGGCAATGATCTGTTCGTTTGTATCCAATTTCATCACCCTTCCTGCATGGAGGGTGGATAATGACGATATTGTGAAGGCACTGCTGAATGTTCTGGTAGAAAAATATAAGCTGCCGCTATCCTTTGTAGCTGCGACGGCAGGAGTGCAAAAGGAGCAGCTTGCGACATTTCAAAAGGGCGGGGAGATTCCCCTTTCCACTAAATACACACTGGCCGCGCAAATCAGCAGACTGAGTAATATGATTTGTCCCTTTGATGAAACCATGCAGGCATTGAAGCAGACAGGCAGGAAATAA